One Trichormus variabilis 0441 genomic window, GACTTACCACTAAACCAGCAAGCTGATCAGTAATCTCTTGTATTGTTTGAGTGATGGGATGTTGAGGATAACGTAGACAAAAAAGACCTTTACTCGCCAGTTGTACCATATCTTCTGCCAGGGGCAAAATTCCTACTACTGGGACATCATAGATTTGCTCTAGCTGTTGTTGCAAGTCAGTAAAATTAAAGGATGCTAAAGCTTTATTGAGGACTAAGAGAATTCTTGCTGCTTTCAATTTTCGCGCTACGTCTACTGTTACTGCTGTTCCTTGGAAATCTTGATTATCTGGACGGAGGATAATTAGTAAAGTATTAGCAATACCAATGGAAATCAAAGTTTCTTCATTTAAACCAGGATGAGTATCAATTAAAAGGTAATCCAATTTTAAACTACGAATAATTTCCTGAAAGCCATCATGAAGTCGGACTACATCATATCCTTCACGCAAAA contains:
- a CDS encoding MinD/ParA family ATP-binding protein, yielding MSQIIAIHSFRGGTGKSNIIANIGATMALKGQRVGIIDTDIQSPGIHIIFGLKEEKIRLTLNDYLWKRCDIQDTAYDVTDTLIAESGNTDKIRGSLYLIPSSIKAAEIARVLREGYDVVRLHDGFQEIIRSLKLDYLLIDTHPGLNEETLISIGIANTLLIILRPDNQDFQGTAVTVDVARKLKAARILLVLNKALASFNFTDLQQQLEQIYDVPVVGILPLAEDMVQLASKGLFCLRYPQHPITQTIQEITDQLAGLVVSHQ